One part of the Tenacibaculum sp. 190130A14a genome encodes these proteins:
- a CDS encoding M3 family metallopeptidase produces MTKNPLLQDFNTPPFSQVKEENYKPAIQKAIELAKEEINTIIENSDTATFENTTEALDYVGDKLDRVTSIFFNLNSAETNEEIQKIAKDISPWLSEFKNDMILNEALFERVKIVYDQREQLELSSEQSMLLEKQYKGFSRNGADLNNTDKTELRKLDAELAKLALQFGENVLAETNSYELLLTDEEDLAGLPDGAKEAAKLLAQQKGYEGWLITLDYPSYIPFMTYAENRELRKKLSIAMGKKGFQQNDFNNEKIVLEIVHLRHKRANLLGYKTHAHFVLEERMAETPEKVLAFLNELLEKAKPAAISEFNNLESYAQKLDGIDKLQKWDSAYYSEKLKKELFNLDQELLKPYFKLENVIQGVFEISSKLFDLQFEEIDSIDKYHEDVKTYRVTNTNGDFISYFYADFHPRPGKRNGAWMTSYKSQQIKDKVNERPQVSIVCNFTKPTATKPSLLTFNEVTTLFHEFGHALHGMLANTTYGSLSGTSVSWDFVELPSQVLENWCYEKEALELFATHYKTNKTIPMEYVQKIKESASFHEGMQTLRQLSFGLLDMSWHAGESPENIDSVKDFELKAFENTKLYPDVAENCMSTAFSHIFQGGYSAGYYSYKWAEVLDADAFEYFKEEGIFNKEVADKFKNNVLSKGGTEKPMDLYKRFRGKEPNSDALLKRAGLIK; encoded by the coding sequence ATGACTAAAAATCCTTTATTACAAGATTTCAACACTCCTCCTTTTTCTCAAGTAAAAGAGGAAAACTATAAACCTGCAATACAAAAAGCAATTGAACTTGCTAAAGAAGAAATTAATACAATTATAGAAAACTCAGATACTGCAACCTTCGAAAACACCACTGAAGCTTTAGATTATGTTGGAGACAAACTAGATAGGGTTACCTCAATTTTCTTTAATTTGAATTCTGCCGAAACCAACGAAGAAATTCAAAAAATAGCAAAAGATATTTCTCCTTGGTTAAGTGAATTTAAAAACGACATGATTTTAAACGAAGCTTTATTCGAAAGAGTGAAAATAGTTTATGATCAAAGAGAACAATTAGAATTATCTTCTGAGCAAAGTATGCTTTTAGAAAAACAATATAAAGGTTTTTCTAGAAACGGAGCTGATTTAAATAATACTGATAAAACAGAGCTGCGTAAACTTGATGCAGAGCTAGCAAAACTAGCTCTTCAATTCGGAGAAAATGTGCTCGCCGAGACCAATTCTTATGAGCTTTTATTGACTGATGAAGAGGATCTTGCTGGACTACCAGATGGAGCAAAAGAAGCCGCAAAACTCTTGGCTCAACAAAAAGGATATGAAGGATGGTTAATTACGCTTGATTATCCGAGCTATATTCCTTTTATGACCTATGCAGAAAATAGAGAGTTGCGAAAAAAGCTATCTATTGCTATGGGTAAAAAAGGATTTCAACAAAATGATTTTAATAATGAGAAGATTGTTTTAGAAATTGTTCATCTTCGACATAAACGAGCAAACTTATTAGGATATAAAACCCATGCTCATTTTGTCTTAGAAGAGAGAATGGCTGAAACTCCAGAAAAAGTATTAGCCTTTTTAAACGAGTTGTTAGAGAAAGCTAAGCCGGCCGCAATTAGTGAATTTAATAACTTAGAAAGTTATGCTCAGAAATTAGACGGAATAGACAAATTACAAAAGTGGGATTCTGCATATTATTCTGAAAAATTAAAAAAGGAGTTATTTAATCTTGATCAAGAATTACTAAAACCATATTTTAAACTGGAGAATGTTATTCAAGGAGTTTTTGAAATTTCAAGTAAGTTGTTTGATTTACAGTTTGAAGAGATTGACTCTATTGATAAATACCATGAAGATGTAAAAACGTATCGCGTTACGAATACAAATGGAGATTTTATTTCATATTTCTATGCCGATTTTCATCCTAGACCTGGGAAAAGAAATGGCGCTTGGATGACGTCTTATAAATCTCAACAAATTAAAGATAAGGTAAATGAACGTCCACAAGTTTCTATAGTATGTAATTTTACTAAACCAACAGCAACTAAACCTTCTTTACTTACTTTTAATGAAGTTACCACTTTGTTTCATGAGTTTGGTCATGCTTTACATGGAATGTTAGCTAATACGACTTATGGTAGTTTATCTGGAACTTCTGTTTCTTGGGATTTTGTAGAGTTACCTAGTCAAGTTCTAGAAAACTGGTGTTATGAAAAAGAAGCCTTAGAATTGTTTGCTACGCATTATAAAACTAACAAAACAATTCCGATGGAATATGTTCAAAAGATTAAAGAATCTGCAAGTTTCCATGAAGGAATGCAAACTTTGCGTCAATTAAGTTTTGGGTTATTAGATATGTCATGGCATGCAGGAGAATCACCAGAAAACATTGATTCTGTAAAAGACTTTGAGTTAAAAGCTTTTGAAAACACTAAACTATATCCAGATGTAGCTGAAAATTGTATGAGCACAGCTTTTTCTCATATTTTTCAAGGAGGATATTCTGCAGGCTATTACTCTTACAAATGGGCCGAAGTTTTAGATGCAGATGCTTTTGAATATTTTAAGGAAGAAGGTATTTTTAATAAAGAAGTAGCCGATAAGTTTAAAAATAATGTTTTATCAAAAGGAGGAACAGAAAAACCAATGGACTTATACAAACGTTTCAGAGGTAAAGAACCTAATTCAGATGCTTTACTAAAACGCGCAGGCTTAATTAAATAA
- a CDS encoding carboxypeptidase-like regulatory domain-containing protein, translating into MKKGLAILFLFFSSLSFSQITLEGSVVSSDNKPLEGASVYFNNTTIGTITNANGKFNLKVKEGNYLLIVSFLGYQTKQLSINSKNKNQKIKVILEEETNVLNEVIVKKIVYDHVWKNNLIHFKRAFLGKSAAAQKCKILNEKDLYFSYDHDTNTFKAFSKKKLLIKNKELGYIITYDLVDFIMHDDKLFFSGYAQFKDLRKKVRSKYHRNRIKAFNGSRMHFLRSLLEHKTEKEGFIIHQFNRIKNPERPTDEAIELARKVIKPIYHKVDFNKTIIQPKTKIDSALITLKKASLPRFIDYITRKNVSDKNILQHQESVPYLDFKNFLSIIYKYEPEEYNYLKTLPRSQRKGSGVQTSNIVLLNGKTPIDAHGILEPRATLSEGYWGFEAIGEMLPLDYQPKKN; encoded by the coding sequence ATGAAAAAGGGACTTGCTATTTTATTTTTGTTTTTTTCTTCACTTAGCTTTTCGCAAATAACTCTTGAAGGAAGTGTTGTTTCAAGCGATAACAAACCTTTAGAAGGTGCTTCTGTTTATTTTAACAATACCACTATTGGAACAATAACCAATGCTAATGGTAAATTCAATTTAAAAGTAAAAGAGGGTAACTATTTATTAATTGTTTCTTTTTTAGGTTATCAAACCAAGCAATTATCGATCAATTCAAAAAATAAAAACCAAAAAATTAAGGTTATTCTAGAGGAAGAAACCAATGTTCTTAATGAAGTAATTGTAAAAAAAATAGTTTATGATCACGTATGGAAAAACAACCTAATACATTTTAAAAGAGCTTTTCTTGGTAAAAGTGCTGCTGCACAAAAGTGTAAAATACTAAATGAAAAAGATTTGTACTTCTCTTATGATCACGATACGAATACTTTTAAAGCCTTTTCTAAGAAAAAGTTACTTATAAAAAATAAAGAACTTGGTTATATTATTACTTATGACTTAGTAGACTTTATTATGCACGACGATAAACTTTTTTTTAGTGGATATGCGCAATTTAAAGATTTACGCAAAAAAGTTCGTTCTAAATACCACAGAAATAGAATAAAAGCTTTTAATGGATCAAGAATGCATTTTTTGAGAAGTTTATTAGAGCATAAAACAGAAAAAGAAGGCTTTATTATTCATCAATTTAATAGAATCAAAAACCCTGAAAGACCTACCGATGAAGCAATAGAGTTAGCTAGAAAAGTAATTAAACCAATATACCACAAGGTCGATTTCAACAAAACTATTATACAACCAAAAACAAAAATAGATAGTGCTTTAATCACATTGAAAAAAGCATCGTTACCTAGGTTTATTGATTACATCACTAGAAAAAATGTTTCAGATAAAAATATTTTACAACATCAAGAAAGCGTTCCTTATTTAGATTTTAAAAACTTTCTTTCAATTATATACAAATACGAGCCAGAAGAATACAACTATCTAAAAACGCTTCCTAGATCTCAACGAAAAGGATCAGGTGTTCAAACTTCAAACATAGTACTACTAAATGGAAAAACACCTATTGACGCTCATGGAATTTTAGAACCTAGAGCAACTTTAAGTGAGGGATACTGGGGATTTGAAGCGATTGGTGAAATGTTACCTTTAGATTATCAACCAAAGAAAAACTAA
- a CDS encoding glycosyltransferase family 4 protein encodes MAKLLIIGYVWVEKTTGAGNRMFQLLELFLKEGYTITFASPAQKTENSLDLNILGIEEVSIELNNTSFDEFVSNLQPDIVLFDRFMMEEQFGWRVAENSPHSLRILDTEDLHFLRKVRHQQIKKGEKFTKEALLNSDQAKREIASILRCDVSLIISSYEMKLLQEVFKVDKNVLCHLPFLLEGINEETIQSWSTFEKRKHFVFIGNFFHAPNVDAALQLKLVWNILRKKLPNAEMHIYGAYVTQQIRDLHKPQERFIVKGFAKKAEEVVQKARVVLAPIRFGAGIKGKLTEAMLCGTPSVTTKLGAEGMHDEQPWNGFIEDDIDRFADAAVELYSDKTMWKKAQRNGIDIINKLYDKKELSEPFIARITHIKNNIAMHRTQNFYGNLLQYQTLQATKYMSKWIEEKNKN; translated from the coding sequence ATGGCCAAGCTTTTAATTATTGGTTATGTATGGGTAGAGAAAACAACAGGAGCAGGGAATAGAATGTTTCAATTACTTGAGTTGTTTTTAAAAGAAGGATACACCATAACTTTTGCCTCACCTGCACAGAAAACTGAAAATTCACTAGATTTAAATATACTCGGTATTGAGGAAGTATCGATAGAATTAAATAATACTTCGTTCGATGAGTTTGTGTCAAACCTTCAACCAGATATTGTATTGTTTGATCGTTTTATGATGGAGGAACAATTTGGTTGGCGAGTTGCTGAGAATTCTCCTCATTCTTTAAGAATATTAGATACTGAAGATTTACATTTTTTACGTAAAGTTCGTCATCAACAAATAAAAAAAGGAGAAAAGTTTACCAAAGAAGCTTTGTTAAATTCAGATCAAGCTAAGCGAGAAATAGCTTCTATTTTACGTTGTGATGTGAGCTTGATTATTTCATCTTATGAAATGAAATTGTTACAAGAAGTTTTTAAAGTGGACAAAAATGTACTGTGTCACCTACCATTTTTATTAGAAGGTATTAATGAAGAGACTATTCAAAGTTGGAGTACTTTTGAAAAAAGAAAGCATTTTGTTTTTATAGGGAACTTTTTTCATGCACCAAATGTTGATGCCGCGTTACAGCTAAAATTAGTTTGGAATATTTTACGAAAGAAGTTACCTAATGCAGAGATGCATATTTATGGGGCTTACGTAACTCAACAAATTAGAGATTTACACAAACCTCAAGAGCGTTTTATAGTAAAAGGGTTTGCTAAAAAAGCAGAAGAGGTGGTGCAAAAAGCACGTGTAGTACTTGCCCCAATACGTTTTGGAGCCGGGATAAAAGGAAAATTAACCGAAGCGATGCTTTGTGGTACACCATCGGTAACCACTAAATTAGGGGCAGAAGGAATGCACGATGAGCAACCTTGGAATGGTTTTATAGAAGATGATATTGATAGATTCGCAGATGCCGCTGTAGAGCTTTATTCGGATAAAACTATGTGGAAAAAAGCACAAAGAAATGGAATTGACATTATTAATAAGTTGTATGATAAAAAAGAATTATCAGAACCATTTATTGCTAGAATAACTCATATTAAGAATAATATAGCAATGCATCGTACACAAAATTTTTATGGAAACTTGTTGCAGTATCAAACATTACAAGCAACAAAATATATGAGTAAATGGATTGAAGAGAAAAATAAGAATTAG
- a CDS encoding heme-binding domain-containing protein, which yields MKIFKKLILILLAIIVVAQFFQPEKNEGEYTSLSAFLTETKPSEDVQEILKVACFDCHSNTTRYPWYSNITPINFWMADHVRHGKGDLNFSNWDSYSLKKKEHKMEEVWEEVEEKHMPIDSYKWTHGDARLTDAQIQLVVTWGKQVQENYKSKLN from the coding sequence ATGAAAATTTTTAAAAAACTGATTTTAATATTATTAGCAATTATAGTGGTTGCGCAGTTTTTTCAACCAGAAAAGAATGAAGGAGAATATACTTCATTAAGTGCTTTTTTAACGGAAACAAAACCTTCTGAAGATGTTCAGGAAATTTTAAAAGTAGCTTGTTTTGATTGTCATAGTAATACAACTCGTTATCCTTGGTATAGTAATATTACACCAATTAATTTTTGGATGGCGGATCATGTTAGGCATGGAAAGGGAGATCTAAATTTTTCAAATTGGGATTCATATTCTTTAAAAAAGAAAGAGCATAAGATGGAGGAAGTTTGGGAAGAAGTAGAAGAGAAGCATATGCCAATTGATTCGTATAAGTGGACACATGGTGACGCTCGTTTAACGGACGCACAAATACAATTAGTGGTAACATGGGGAAAACAAGTACAAGAAAATTATAAATCAAAATTAAATTAA
- the lpdA gene encoding dihydrolipoyl dehydrogenase, which produces MKYDVIVIGSGPGGYISAIRAAQLGSKVAIIEKYPTLGGTCLNVGCIPSKALLDSSHHYYDAVHHFEEHGISVEKPSFDFGKMVDRKAKVVETTTGGIKYLMDKNNIDVFEGLGSFEDATHVKVTKNDGSSEVIEGTNIIIATGSKPSTLPFISIDKERVITSTEALKLKEVPKHLLVIGGGVIGLELGSVYKRLGADVTVIEYAPTITPTMDKDVSKELTKVLKKQGMKFNVSHGVTSVERNGDEVIVKATNKKGEEVTFTGDYCLVSVGRRPYTEGLALEKAGVKVTERGMVEVNDHLQTNVANIYAIGDVVRGAMLAHKAEEEGVVVAEYLAGQKPHIDYNLIPGIVYTWPEVAAVGKTEQELKDAGVDYKAGKFSMRALGRSRASGDIDGFVKVLADKNTDEVLGVHMVGARVADLIMEAAVAMEYRASAEDLARICHGHPTYSEAVKEAAKAAWDGKPLNA; this is translated from the coding sequence ATGAAATACGATGTTATCGTTATTGGTTCTGGACCTGGTGGATATATTTCTGCTATCCGAGCTGCACAATTAGGTTCTAAAGTTGCTATTATTGAAAAGTACCCAACTTTAGGTGGAACTTGTTTAAATGTTGGTTGTATCCCATCAAAGGCTTTATTAGATTCTTCTCACCATTATTACGATGCTGTACATCATTTTGAAGAGCACGGAATTTCTGTTGAGAAACCGTCTTTTGATTTCGGAAAAATGGTAGACCGTAAAGCTAAAGTAGTAGAAACTACTACCGGAGGTATCAAATATTTAATGGACAAAAACAACATTGATGTTTTTGAAGGTCTAGGTTCTTTCGAAGATGCTACCCACGTAAAAGTTACTAAAAATGATGGCTCTTCAGAAGTTATTGAAGGAACAAACATTATCATTGCAACTGGTTCTAAACCTTCTACGTTACCATTTATTTCTATTGATAAAGAACGCGTAATAACTTCTACAGAAGCATTAAAACTTAAAGAAGTTCCTAAGCATTTATTAGTAATTGGTGGTGGAGTAATCGGATTAGAATTAGGATCTGTTTATAAACGATTAGGAGCAGATGTTACTGTTATTGAATACGCTCCAACTATTACTCCAACTATGGATAAAGATGTTTCTAAAGAACTTACTAAAGTTTTAAAGAAACAAGGAATGAAATTTAATGTAAGTCACGGTGTAACTTCTGTTGAAAGAAATGGAGATGAAGTTATTGTAAAAGCTACGAATAAAAAAGGAGAAGAAGTTACTTTTACTGGTGATTACTGTTTAGTTTCTGTTGGACGTCGTCCATACACAGAAGGATTAGCTCTAGAAAAGGCTGGTGTAAAAGTTACTGAAAGAGGAATGGTTGAAGTAAATGATCATTTACAAACGAACGTTGCTAACATTTACGCTATTGGAGATGTAGTACGTGGTGCTATGTTAGCTCATAAAGCAGAAGAAGAAGGTGTTGTAGTTGCTGAATATTTAGCAGGACAAAAACCACATATTGATTACAACTTAATTCCTGGTATTGTTTATACTTGGCCAGAAGTTGCTGCTGTAGGTAAAACTGAACAAGAACTTAAAGATGCTGGTGTTGATTATAAAGCTGGAAAATTCTCGATGCGTGCTTTAGGACGTTCTCGTGCTAGTGGAGATATTGATGGATTTGTAAAAGTTTTAGCCGATAAAAACACAGATGAAGTTCTAGGTGTACACATGGTAGGAGCTCGTGTAGCTGATTTAATCATGGAAGCTGCCGTAGCAATGGAATATAGAGCTTCTGCTGAAGACTTAGCACGTATTTGTCATGGACATCCAACCTATTCTGAAGCGGTTAAAGAAGCTGCTAAAGCGGCTTGGGATGGAAAACCATTAAACGCATAG
- a CDS encoding intradiol ring-cleavage dioxygenase — protein sequence MKKLLGLLCITFIMISCKGQSQTIKERNVGGSCQDCIALLDYKTLNKTLKPIDTLPGFNENAPKLKITGTIFQKDGKTPAENIIIYVYHVDRTGRYTPSARPFGWEKRHGQYRGWLKTTKDGKFTFYTFRPASYPGTQIAEHIHIYLKEPNTTPYYIDSYLFESDPNLTENERHSQKKRGGSGIVQLKKENDIWVANRNITLGLNISNY from the coding sequence ATGAAAAAGTTATTAGGATTACTTTGTATTACATTCATTATGATTTCCTGTAAAGGACAATCTCAAACTATCAAAGAAAGAAATGTTGGTGGATCTTGTCAGGATTGTATTGCCTTATTAGATTATAAAACTTTAAACAAAACTCTTAAACCGATAGATACTTTACCTGGCTTCAATGAAAATGCACCTAAATTAAAAATTACTGGAACCATATTTCAAAAAGATGGAAAAACACCAGCAGAGAATATTATAATCTATGTGTATCACGTAGATAGAACGGGAAGGTATACACCAAGTGCAAGACCTTTTGGTTGGGAAAAAAGACATGGCCAATACAGAGGTTGGTTAAAGACTACTAAGGATGGAAAATTCACTTTTTACACTTTTAGACCGGCCTCATATCCAGGAACCCAAATTGCCGAGCATATTCATATTTACCTTAAAGAGCCCAATACAACTCCCTATTATATTGATAGCTATCTTTTTGAAAGCGATCCTAATCTCACAGAAAATGAAAGACATTCTCAAAAAAAACGTGGAGGCTCAGGAATTGTGCAACTGAAAAAAGAAAACGATATTTGGGTGGCTAACAGAAATATTACCTTAGGATTAAATATCTCTAACTATTAA
- a CDS encoding AraC family transcriptional regulator → MVTLEKITKLPNFSSQLDNKILYSEHDCDIEIQYQSTCTIKYVIEGSKHYHFKNQDSRVSSGQYIILNNSDIATKALKGSKGLSIFLSPQLISEILHNLYGKNIDTLNFFEFPQSQHNLLGYQLKKMAHIFNNDPIFFLLQIEDLFMNLSETLIRYHVNLETKFSELKIAKYNTQKELFKYVSLTKEFIHDNYNHKISLDTLSKSSGISKYYLHRLFTEIIGHTPIEYLTYLRLNSAKRELKNTKKSIFEIAIDNGFESSSYFSNIFKKSFKISPSQYRKQ, encoded by the coding sequence ATGGTTACCCTTGAAAAAATAACAAAGCTTCCTAATTTTTCAAGTCAACTCGACAATAAAATATTGTATTCAGAACATGATTGTGATATTGAAATTCAATACCAATCTACTTGTACTATAAAATATGTTATTGAGGGCTCTAAGCACTACCATTTTAAGAATCAGGACAGCAGAGTTTCTTCTGGACAATATATCATCTTAAACAATAGTGATATTGCTACCAAAGCTTTAAAAGGAAGTAAAGGCCTTTCTATTTTTTTATCTCCTCAGTTGATTTCAGAAATATTACACAACCTCTATGGAAAAAATATTGATACTTTAAACTTTTTTGAATTCCCACAGTCTCAACATAATCTTCTGGGATATCAATTGAAAAAAATGGCACATATATTTAATAATGACCCAATCTTTTTCCTACTTCAAATAGAGGATTTATTTATGAATCTTTCTGAAACTCTTATTAGATATCATGTAAATCTTGAGACCAAATTTTCAGAATTAAAAATTGCAAAATACAATACCCAAAAAGAGCTTTTTAAATATGTTTCTTTAACTAAAGAGTTTATACATGATAACTATAATCATAAAATTTCCCTAGATACCTTAAGTAAAAGCTCGGGTATTAGTAAGTATTATTTGCATCGACTATTTACTGAAATCATAGGTCATACTCCTATAGAGTATTTAACTTATTTACGATTGAATAGTGCAAAGCGTGAACTAAAAAACACTAAGAAATCAATTTTTGAAATTGCCATTGATAATGGCTTCGAAAGCTCTTCTTACTTCTCAAATATTTTTAAAAAAAGTTTTAAAATTTCTCCTTCTCAATATAGAAAACAATAA
- a CDS encoding metallophosphoesterase family protein, with the protein MKKKIAHITDIHLDEIFVQKQGISARTRLKKVLQHISSYHINEIVCTGDIGEDTGLSFFFKVCRKFNLSITLGNHDSYLKVINHIPSKISVTSKLYYSKEENQHKFIYLDSSSGEIDTLQLIWLQKELISEKQIIIFIHHPILKLSLKVDEIGALKNRNEVHNLLIKQTNNITVFCGHYHLNNTSTYKNITQHITPATSFQIKKHTDKIEIDSKYYGYRIIELNEAGISTKTQFVNDTN; encoded by the coding sequence ATGAAAAAAAAGATAGCCCATATAACAGATATTCATCTTGATGAAATCTTTGTTCAAAAACAAGGTATATCAGCAAGAACCAGGTTAAAAAAAGTACTACAACATATTTCCTCATATCATATTAATGAAATTGTTTGTACAGGAGATATAGGAGAAGATACTGGTTTAAGTTTCTTCTTTAAGGTATGTCGTAAATTTAATTTATCCATAACTCTAGGAAATCATGATTCCTATCTTAAAGTAATCAATCACATCCCTTCTAAAATTTCTGTAACTTCTAAATTATATTATAGTAAAGAAGAGAACCAACACAAGTTTATTTATCTTGATTCATCTTCAGGAGAAATTGATACTCTTCAACTAATTTGGCTTCAAAAAGAGCTTATTTCGGAAAAACAAATTATCATATTTATACATCATCCAATACTTAAACTTTCACTAAAAGTTGATGAAATAGGAGCACTAAAAAACAGGAATGAAGTCCATAATCTTTTAATAAAACAAACAAATAACATTACTGTTTTTTGCGGTCATTATCATTTAAACAACACTAGTACTTATAAAAATATTACACAGCATATAACACCAGCGACATCATTTCAAATCAAAAAGCATACAGATAAAATAGAAATAGACTCAAAGTACTACGGCTATCGAATTATAGAACTTAACGAAGCGGGTATTTCAACTAAAACACAGTTCGTCAATGACACAAACTAA
- a CDS encoding peptidylprolyl isomerase gives MAILSKIRERSMFLILVIGLALFAFVLDPSTIGDFFNSSKVNEIGEVNGESISRVEFAEALDAYKTQTRNRVPEMQAAKTVWENLLRQKIYKAQLEEAGITVGDADIFNAICENPSIQSDQRFQTAGVFDRAKLKEFLVTIKETNGEEWRLWQNFMTSIQNGLEKTTYDNLVAAGLGASLKEGETQYMNNNAKITAKYVQIPYATIADSLVVLTKGDVRNYIEKHSNQFQVEESRDLEVVRFDIVPTKEDEDAIKADLAKLLEDSTVNNTPIKGLKNTTDYAEFFEENESDISLDDNVKYKVQVPQVVADDIFNGKEGDVFGPYKDGEYFKISKITKVTQLPDSAQARHILIPFMGASSADATVTQTEEEAKKTADSLLTVVKESPAKFADLAKEMSSDKGSSEKGGFYDWFPYGQMVPAFRDFVFESKEGDMGVVKTPFGFHVIKVEGQKNFQPVVKLATFGRKIEASEATENTIFQKAETFAQELANGKSFADAVKENELNATSAVGIKALDEMVPSVGNEREMVTWAFGKDLGIGDFKRFDINGGYAVAVLKAKTAKGLMPVEKATAQVRSILVKEKKAALIADKMNGANLQDIASANSQTVRTASDVNLQSPALPGIGNEPKVVGAMLFSKENELKNKIAGDLGVYAFIVEKKEQPAALPNYDTFRKRIAGERKAKTFQLYEAVKKASDVEDRLSSFYGIE, from the coding sequence ATGGCAATTTTATCGAAAATTAGAGAACGTTCAATGTTCTTGATTCTTGTAATAGGTTTAGCACTTTTTGCTTTTGTATTAGATCCTTCTACAATCGGAGATTTTTTCAATTCAAGTAAGGTGAATGAAATAGGTGAAGTAAATGGAGAAAGTATTTCACGTGTAGAGTTTGCAGAGGCTTTAGATGCATATAAAACCCAAACTAGAAACAGAGTTCCAGAAATGCAAGCTGCAAAAACTGTTTGGGAGAATTTATTAAGACAAAAGATTTACAAGGCGCAATTAGAAGAAGCTGGTATTACAGTTGGAGATGCAGATATTTTTAATGCAATCTGTGAGAACCCATCAATTCAAAGTGATCAAAGATTTCAAACTGCTGGAGTTTTCGATAGAGCAAAATTAAAAGAGTTTTTAGTTACAATCAAAGAAACAAATGGTGAAGAGTGGAGATTATGGCAAAACTTTATGACTTCAATCCAAAATGGATTAGAAAAAACTACTTACGATAATTTAGTTGCTGCAGGTTTAGGAGCTTCTTTAAAAGAAGGAGAAACTCAGTACATGAATAACAATGCAAAAATTACAGCTAAGTATGTGCAAATTCCATACGCTACAATTGCAGATAGTTTAGTAGTTTTAACAAAAGGAGATGTAAGAAATTATATTGAAAAACATTCAAATCAATTTCAGGTAGAAGAATCAAGAGATTTAGAAGTTGTTAGATTTGATATTGTACCAACTAAAGAAGATGAAGATGCTATTAAAGCAGATTTAGCTAAATTGTTGGAAGATTCTACGGTAAACAATACTCCAATCAAAGGGTTAAAAAATACTACAGATTATGCTGAGTTTTTTGAAGAAAATGAATCTGATATTTCTTTAGATGATAATGTTAAATATAAAGTTCAGGTACCTCAAGTTGTAGCAGATGATATATTTAATGGGAAAGAGGGAGATGTATTTGGACCTTATAAAGACGGAGAATACTTTAAAATTTCTAAAATTACAAAGGTTACTCAATTGCCTGATTCAGCACAAGCAAGACATATCTTAATTCCATTTATGGGTGCTTCAAGTGCAGATGCAACTGTAACTCAAACAGAAGAAGAAGCAAAGAAAACTGCAGATAGTTTGTTAACTGTAGTAAAAGAAAGTCCAGCTAAGTTTGCTGATTTAGCAAAGGAAATGTCATCAGATAAAGGGTCTTCAGAAAAAGGAGGATTTTACGATTGGTTCCCTTATGGACAAATGGTTCCTGCGTTTAGAGATTTTGTATTTGAAAGTAAAGAAGGAGATATGGGGGTTGTTAAAACACCTTTTGGTTTCCACGTAATCAAAGTAGAAGGACAAAAGAACTTCCAGCCAGTAGTGAAGTTAGCTACTTTTGGAAGAAAAATTGAAGCATCTGAAGCAACGGAAAACACTATCTTCCAAAAAGCTGAAACTTTTGCTCAAGAATTAGCAAATGGAAAAAGTTTTGCAGATGCTGTTAAAGAAAATGAATTAAACGCTACTTCAGCTGTTGGAATCAAAGCATTAGACGAAATGGTACCAAGCGTTGGTAACGAAAGAGAAATGGTTACTTGGGCATTTGGTAAAGATTTAGGTATTGGAGATTTCAAACGTTTTGATATTAATGGAGGATATGCTGTAGCTGTTTTAAAAGCGAAAACTGCAAAAGGATTAATGCCAGTAGAAAAGGCTACTGCTCAAGTTAGATCAATTTTAGTAAAGGAAAAGAAAGCGGCATTAATTGCTGATAAAATGAACGGAGCAAACTTACAAGATATTGCAAGTGCGAACTCTCAAACTGTTAGAACTGCTTCTGATGTAAATTTACAATCGCCTGCATTACCAGGAATTGGAAATGAACCAAAAGTGGTTGGAGCAATGTTATTCTCTAAAGAAAATGAATTAAAGAATAAGATAGCAGGTGATTTAGGAGTGTATGCTTTTATCGTTGAAAAGAAAGAGCAACCAGCAGCATTACCAAACTATGATACATTTAGAAAACGTATTGCTGGAGAGAGAAAAGCTAAAACTTTCCAATTATATGAGGCTGTTAAAAAAGCTTCTGATGTTGAGGATAGATTAAGCTCTTTCTACGGAATAGAATAA